In the genome of Streptomyces racemochromogenes, one region contains:
- a CDS encoding sensor histidine kinase: MRAWLPAWTATLTWKSACFIVVMCCALAAVLGVLVHVEVTRQTVAAARDKALDKLDEASYAYEAGETLPPQSGLDPAGLPPELRELALSGRRGTVVGDAGGRPVMWAAAPADGKALATLIDYGQSAGTIRGLDNAIIGSSVLALGGTLLIGAFAVTRVTRRLHQTATVARRITQGDLDARVGDPRTQDPSRHQDEVSTVAAALDTMAGTLQRKLQSEQRFTADVAHELRTPLTGLQAASELLPEGRPTELVRERVRTMRQLTEDLLEISRLDSGSERVDTDLHQLERLARRVVRASGLETEVVVVRDAHVETDRRRLERVLGNLLANAHKHGRGPVVLTVDGPVVTVRDHGDGYPEYLLTDGPQRFRSGGKGHGLGLTIAAGQAEAIGARLEFRRARGGGAEAVLTLPAP; encoded by the coding sequence GTGAGGGCGTGGCTGCCGGCGTGGACGGCCACGCTGACCTGGAAGTCCGCCTGCTTCATCGTGGTGATGTGCTGTGCGCTGGCGGCGGTGCTGGGCGTACTGGTGCACGTCGAGGTGACCCGGCAGACGGTGGCGGCGGCCCGGGACAAGGCGCTGGACAAGCTCGACGAGGCCTCGTACGCCTACGAGGCGGGCGAGACCCTGCCGCCGCAGTCCGGACTCGACCCGGCGGGGCTCCCCCCTGAGCTGCGGGAGCTCGCGCTGAGCGGCCGGCGCGGAACGGTCGTCGGCGACGCCGGCGGGCGGCCGGTGATGTGGGCGGCAGCCCCGGCCGACGGGAAGGCGCTGGCCACCCTCATCGACTACGGGCAGAGCGCGGGAACCATCCGGGGTCTCGACAACGCGATCATCGGCTCCTCCGTCCTGGCCCTCGGCGGCACCCTGCTGATCGGCGCCTTCGCGGTGACCCGGGTGACGCGGCGGCTGCACCAGACGGCGACGGTCGCGCGCCGCATCACCCAGGGCGACCTGGACGCGCGGGTCGGCGACCCCCGGACGCAGGACCCCTCTCGGCACCAGGACGAGGTGTCGACGGTGGCGGCCGCGCTGGACACCATGGCCGGGACCCTCCAGCGGAAGCTGCAGAGCGAGCAGCGCTTCACGGCGGACGTCGCGCACGAGCTGCGCACGCCCCTGACGGGTCTGCAGGCGGCTTCGGAACTGCTGCCGGAGGGACGGCCGACGGAGCTGGTCCGGGAGCGGGTGCGCACGATGCGGCAGCTGACGGAGGACCTGCTGGAGATCTCACGGCTGGACTCGGGGAGCGAGCGGGTCGACACCGACCTGCACCAGCTGGAGCGGCTGGCCCGGCGGGTGGTGCGGGCGTCGGGGCTGGAGACCGAGGTGGTCGTGGTCCGGGACGCCCACGTCGAGACGGACCGGCGGCGCCTCGAACGGGTGCTCGGGAACCTCCTCGCCAACGCCCACAAGCACGGGCGGGGCCCGGTGGTGCTCACGGTGGACGGCCCGGTGGTGACGGTACGGGACCACGGCGACGGGTACCCCGAGTACCTCCTCACGGACGGACCGCAGCGCTTCCGCAGCGGGGGCAAGGGACACGGCCTCGGCCTGACGATCGCGGCGGGCCAGGCGGAGGCCATCGGCGCCCGCCTGGAGTTCCGCCGGGCCCGGGGCGGCGGCGCGGAGGCGGTACTGACCCTGCCGGCGCCTTAG